From the genome of Methylocystis bryophila, one region includes:
- the thiC gene encoding phosphomethylpyrimidine synthase ThiC, protein MSAQESRAATPKRVTTGPIGGSRKAYSSPPGAPELRVPYREVELHESGAEPLRLYDSSGPYGCREFTPDLEAGLVFSRPWLAARQGLESYEGRPVKPEDNGFASGRHLVPPCPAQRKIFRAAGAAPVTQFEFARAGIITEEMRYVAHRENLCRERAIEEAGARLADGESFGASIPKFVTPEFVRDEIARGRAIIPANINHPELEPVIIGRNFLVKINANIGNSAVTSSVAEEVEKMVWAIRWGADTVMDLSTGRNIHNIRDWIIRNASVPIGTVPIYQALEKVGGDALKLDWEVFKDTLIEQAEQGVDYFTIHAGVRLAYVPLTASRVTGIVSRGGSIMARWCLSKHKESFLYERFDEICDIMRAYDVSFSLGDGLRPGSNADANDAAQFAELETLGELTKIAWDKGCQVMIEGPGHVPMHKIKANMEKQLETCGEAPFYTLGPLVTDIAPGYDHITSAIGAAMIGWYGTAMLCYVTPKEHLGLPDRDDVKTGVITYRIAAHAADLAKGHPAAIERDNAMSRARFDFRWTDQFDIGLDPDTARKFHDETLPAESHKVAHFCSMCGPKFCSMQITQELRREAQEMERERGLAEKAAEFVERGAEIYVEAGE, encoded by the coding sequence ATGAGCGCACAGGAATCGCGAGCAGCCACGCCGAAGCGCGTGACGACCGGGCCGATAGGCGGATCGCGCAAGGCTTATTCCTCTCCGCCCGGCGCGCCGGAGCTGAGAGTGCCTTATCGCGAGGTCGAGCTGCACGAATCTGGCGCCGAGCCGCTGCGGCTTTATGATTCCTCGGGTCCCTATGGCTGTCGGGAATTCACGCCCGATCTGGAAGCGGGACTGGTTTTTTCCCGGCCATGGCTGGCCGCCCGGCAGGGCCTGGAATCCTACGAAGGGCGCCCCGTCAAGCCCGAGGACAATGGCTTCGCCAGCGGCCGGCATCTCGTCCCGCCCTGCCCCGCACAGCGCAAGATCTTTCGCGCTGCTGGCGCTGCGCCGGTCACGCAATTCGAATTCGCGCGTGCTGGAATCATCACCGAGGAGATGCGCTATGTCGCGCATCGCGAGAATCTCTGCCGCGAGCGCGCTATCGAGGAAGCGGGCGCGCGTCTCGCGGACGGCGAAAGCTTTGGCGCGTCGATTCCGAAATTCGTCACGCCGGAATTCGTGCGCGACGAGATTGCGCGCGGGCGCGCGATCATTCCGGCCAATATCAATCACCCGGAATTGGAGCCCGTGATCATCGGGCGCAATTTTCTCGTCAAGATCAACGCCAACATCGGCAATTCCGCGGTGACTTCCTCCGTCGCCGAGGAGGTGGAGAAGATGGTCTGGGCGATCCGCTGGGGCGCCGACACGGTGATGGACCTCTCGACGGGCCGCAACATCCACAATATTCGCGACTGGATCATTCGCAACGCGTCTGTCCCGATCGGCACCGTGCCGATCTACCAGGCGCTCGAGAAAGTCGGCGGGGACGCGCTGAAGCTCGACTGGGAGGTGTTCAAGGACACGCTCATCGAACAGGCCGAGCAGGGCGTCGACTATTTCACGATCCACGCCGGCGTGCGTCTCGCTTACGTGCCGCTCACCGCGAGTCGCGTGACCGGCATCGTCTCGCGAGGCGGCTCGATCATGGCGCGCTGGTGCCTTTCCAAGCACAAGGAGAGCTTCCTCTACGAGCGCTTCGACGAGATCTGCGACATCATGCGGGCTTACGATGTGTCTTTCTCTCTCGGCGACGGACTGCGGCCGGGCAGCAATGCCGACGCCAATGACGCGGCGCAGTTCGCCGAGCTCGAGACATTGGGCGAGCTCACTAAGATCGCCTGGGACAAGGGCTGCCAGGTCATGATCGAAGGCCCGGGCCATGTGCCGATGCACAAGATCAAGGCCAATATGGAGAAGCAGCTCGAGACCTGCGGCGAGGCGCCCTTTTACACGCTCGGCCCCCTCGTGACCGACATCGCGCCGGGCTACGACCACATCACCTCCGCCATCGGCGCGGCGATGATCGGCTGGTACGGCACCGCCATGCTCTGCTATGTGACGCCCAAGGAGCATTTGGGCCTGCCCGATCGCGACGATGTGAAGACCGGCGTGATCACCTATCGCATCGCCGCTCATGCCGCAGATCTAGCGAAGGGCCATCCCGCCGCGATCGAGCGGGATAATGCGATGAGCCGCGCGCGCTTCGATTTCCGCTGGACGGACCAGTTCGACATCGGACTCGATCCCGACACGGCGCGCAAGTTCCATGACGAGACGCTGCCGGCGGAGTCCCACAAGGTCGCGCATTTCTGCTCGATGTGCGGCCCGAAGTTCTGCTCGATGCAAATCACGCAGGAGCTGCGTCGCGAGGCGCAGGAAATGGAGCGCGAGCGCGGCTTGGCCGAAAAGGCCGCGGAGTTCGTGGAGCGCGGCGCGGAGATTTACGTGGAGGCAGGCGAGTAG
- a CDS encoding DUF29 domain-containing protein: protein MGSPYEKDFYAWAHEQAALLRGGRLAEADIEHIAEEIESMGKAEKRELVARLTVLLLHLLKWRCQPNLQGASWRATIDVQRLDIADLLEDNPSLKSLLPEVVARAYRKATKEAERETGLPETTFPAVCPWSFETATDAGFWPE from the coding sequence ATGGGCTCCCCTTACGAGAAGGATTTTTACGCCTGGGCTCATGAGCAGGCCGCGCTCTTGCGCGGCGGCAGGCTGGCCGAGGCCGACATCGAGCATATCGCCGAGGAGATCGAGAGCATGGGCAAGGCGGAGAAGCGCGAGCTCGTGGCTCGCTTGACCGTCCTTCTGCTTCATCTGCTCAAATGGCGTTGTCAGCCCAATCTGCAGGGCGCCTCCTGGCGCGCGACGATCGACGTGCAACGGCTCGACATCGCCGATTTGCTCGAGGACAATCCAAGCCTCAAGAGCCTTCTGCCGGAGGTCGTCGCGCGCGCTTATCGAAAGGCGACCAAAGAGGCGGAGCGGGAAACGGGCTTGCCCGAGACGACCTTTCCCGCGGTTTGCCCCTGGAGCTTCGAGACGGCGACGGACGCGGGCTTCTGGCCAGAGTGA
- a CDS encoding AraC family transcriptional regulator, with product MQNPFGALIPLLDRQYRRFGRETPLDGLALSRTESPSGVIRSVYRPSFCVVAQGAKISVLGERSFRYHAGQGLLASIDVPVTARIVEASADRPYLAFSLAISPAIVSEMLIEQAQALADAPTIAALTTADLDPDLCEPLTRLLTLLDAPRDLPVLAPLIQREIVWRLLCGRLGPTLRQLGLADSHAARSGCATAWIRNHFAEPLLVADLAALANMSVPSFHRHFKAVTTLTPIQFQKRIRLQEARRLMLAEGPVASVGYAIGYESPAQFTRDYRRMFGVPPGRDGAALRANMAAEAER from the coding sequence ATGCAGAATCCCTTCGGCGCTCTAATTCCCCTCCTCGATCGCCAATATCGTCGCTTCGGCCGCGAGACGCCGTTGGACGGCTTGGCGCTGAGCCGCACAGAGTCCCCCAGTGGCGTCATTCGCTCCGTTTATCGTCCCTCCTTCTGCGTCGTCGCGCAGGGCGCCAAAATCAGCGTGCTGGGCGAGCGCAGCTTTCGCTACCACGCCGGTCAGGGACTGCTCGCCTCGATCGACGTTCCGGTCACCGCGCGGATTGTCGAGGCGTCGGCGGACCGACCCTATCTCGCGTTCAGCCTCGCCATTAGTCCGGCGATCGTGTCGGAGATGTTGATCGAACAAGCGCAAGCGTTGGCCGACGCGCCAACGATCGCCGCGCTGACGACGGCCGATCTCGACCCGGATTTATGCGAACCTCTCACGCGATTGTTGACCTTGCTCGATGCGCCTCGGGACTTGCCGGTGCTCGCGCCATTGATCCAACGCGAAATCGTCTGGCGGCTGCTCTGCGGCCGATTGGGGCCGACATTGCGTCAGCTCGGCCTCGCGGACAGCCATGCCGCCCGCAGTGGCTGCGCCACTGCCTGGATTCGCAATCATTTCGCCGAACCGCTGCTCGTTGCGGATCTGGCGGCGCTCGCGAATATGAGCGTGCCGAGCTTTCACCGCCATTTCAAGGCGGTGACGACGCTCACGCCCATTCAGTTCCAAAAGCGCATTCGCTTGCAGGAAGCCCGTCGCCTCATGCTGGCGGAGGGCCCGGTGGCTTCGGTCGGCTATGCGATCGGCTATGAAAGCCCGGCGCAGTTCACCCGCGATTACCGTCGCATGTTCGGCGTGCCGCCAGGTCGCGACGGCGCGGCCCTGCGCGCCAACATGGCAGCGGAGGCGGAGCGTTAA
- a CDS encoding alpha/beta fold hydrolase has product MTRRLYLPGAGGSAKFWRPIASRLNDGADQRMFAWPGLGDEPPEPKVNGVDDLIDLVEAELDAPADLIAQSMGGLIAVRALLRRPDKVRRLVLTAASVGLHARAFGGCDWLPDYLRAYPKAASWVGAPIGDLSDELRTIASPVLLLWGDSDPISPPAVGIYLTTLFPNAALHLIPGGDHDLAQTHAPIVAGLIRQHLGAES; this is encoded by the coding sequence TTGACGCGGCGTCTTTATCTTCCTGGCGCGGGCGGGAGCGCCAAATTCTGGCGACCCATTGCGTCACGGCTCAACGACGGCGCCGATCAGCGGATGTTCGCCTGGCCGGGGCTGGGCGACGAGCCGCCCGAGCCGAAGGTCAATGGCGTGGACGACCTAATCGACCTGGTGGAAGCGGAGCTTGACGCGCCTGCCGACCTGATCGCCCAATCGATGGGTGGGCTGATTGCCGTCCGCGCATTGCTTCGGCGACCCGATAAAGTCCGCCGCCTCGTTCTGACGGCGGCGTCGGTCGGTCTGCACGCGCGAGCCTTTGGCGGCTGCGACTGGCTGCCCGACTATCTGAGGGCCTATCCCAAGGCGGCTTCTTGGGTTGGAGCGCCGATCGGGGATCTCTCGGACGAGTTGAGGACGATCGCGAGCCCCGTCCTGCTGTTATGGGGAGATTCGGACCCGATCAGTCCCCCCGCGGTCGGAATCTATCTCACAACCCTGTTTCCAAACGCCGCTCTTCACCTCATTCCCGGCGGCGATCACGACCTCGCGCAAACGCACGCGCCGATTGTCGCCGGATTGATACGCCAGCATCTCGGCGCCGAGAGTTAA
- a CDS encoding aldo/keto reductase, with protein sequence MRMRPLGQSGLFVSELCLGTMTFGGAEGMWGQIGRLRQEEADALVGAALSAGVNFIDTANIYAGGESERILGQSLRNLRVNRDDVVIATKVLGPMGEGPNARGASRRHILDQCKASLERLGLEYIDLYQIHGFDPATPIVETLEALDTLVRQGFVRYVGLSNWAAWRIMKAVGVVESRRLAPILSLQAYYSIAGRDLEREITPMLLSEKIGLMVWSPLAGGLLSGKYDRDGKGADGRRATFDFPPVDRDRGFAAIETMRAIAEAKGASVAQIALAWLLHQDVVTSVIVGAKRVEQLQENIGATQVALDASELAALDAVSRLPAEYPGWMLERQGAYRAT encoded by the coding sequence ATGCGCATGCGTCCCCTTGGCCAGAGCGGCCTATTCGTTTCCGAACTTTGCCTCGGAACCATGACCTTCGGCGGCGCCGAAGGCATGTGGGGCCAAATCGGGCGACTTCGACAAGAAGAAGCCGACGCTCTCGTCGGCGCCGCGCTGAGCGCTGGCGTCAACTTCATCGACACGGCGAATATCTACGCCGGCGGCGAAAGCGAACGCATCCTCGGTCAATCTCTAAGGAATCTCCGCGTCAATCGCGACGACGTGGTGATCGCGACCAAGGTGCTGGGTCCGATGGGCGAGGGCCCCAATGCGCGCGGCGCGTCCCGCCGCCATATTCTCGATCAATGCAAAGCCAGTCTGGAGCGGCTCGGGCTCGAATACATCGACCTTTATCAAATTCACGGCTTCGATCCGGCGACGCCGATCGTGGAAACTCTAGAGGCGCTCGACACGCTCGTCCGCCAGGGATTCGTTCGCTATGTCGGCCTTTCCAACTGGGCCGCCTGGCGGATCATGAAGGCGGTTGGCGTCGTCGAGTCGCGCCGGCTGGCGCCGATCTTGTCGCTGCAAGCCTATTATTCGATCGCGGGCCGCGATCTCGAGCGGGAGATCACGCCCATGTTGCTGTCGGAGAAGATCGGTCTGATGGTTTGGAGCCCGCTCGCCGGCGGCCTCCTTTCGGGCAAATACGACCGCGACGGCAAGGGCGCCGACGGTCGACGCGCGACCTTCGATTTTCCGCCGGTGGATCGAGACCGCGGCTTTGCGGCGATCGAGACAATGCGCGCGATCGCCGAGGCGAAGGGAGCGAGCGTCGCGCAGATCGCGCTTGCTTGGCTCCTGCACCAGGATGTCGTGACCAGCGTGATCGTCGGGGCGAAGCGCGTCGAGCAGCTTCAAGAGAATATCGGCGCCACGCAGGTGGCTCTCGACGCCTCCGAACTCGCTGCGCTTGACGCCGTCAGCCGACTGCCAGCGGAATATCCGGGATGGATGCTGGAGCGACAGGGCGCGTATCGGGCCACATGA
- a CDS encoding outer membrane protein: MKMPASNLPFAPAALAPNLRKSGFCSLLLASALVCASPSAQAADLALPALKDAPVFKAPLPFELEFGARYFYSTGYYRGDLFDAEQTAAKVSRLTYGNLDAHAAESFFRLDHETGLFLKGYLGGGSIVGGHLSDEDFPPHVHDEGEASPYSKTVDPQSGGSLQYGSIDAGFNLLRTSQFRVGPFVGYHYFRERMNSFGCVQVAFDPETCLLHPTPSTLDVLDEDARWHSLRLGLSGRVVVMPGLNFDAEVAWAHNWLKGADYHNLRPEIWGARDDGDGNGFQAEALLSYDLTRALSVGVGGRYWYFDGGSGLTHWERTPKGGAPAPQRAVSERYGMFVQTAYKLGGAEAAAAPFGGFSAPRTAAEDWAGFYLGPNVGYGTGASTAYFAPITPGAFDLAAAGNAPGSQSFSSAGFVGGGQLGYNYPLSRNALLGVETDFDYAHIGGSQGYDYFGHNVSSMQRAQWLGTTRLRLGWLPGAGALMLYATGGLAYGGVTASAGVQDGSQYMYGQMSSASLGWALGGGAELAVAPNVTLRVEYLHVDLGKRAFVMRDYGASSAEEAEDEEEQEEELQHATAFHVRTRAQSNLVRLGVTYHLDLFNPETAPVLASY; encoded by the coding sequence ATGAAAATGCCCGCTTCCAACCTCCCCTTCGCGCCTGCGGCGCTCGCGCCGAACTTGCGCAAGAGTGGCTTTTGCTCCTTGCTCCTCGCGAGCGCGCTCGTCTGCGCGTCGCCTTCCGCGCAGGCCGCCGACCTCGCCCTCCCTGCCCTGAAGGATGCGCCGGTCTTCAAGGCTCCGCTTCCCTTTGAACTCGAGTTCGGCGCGCGCTACTTTTACAGCACGGGCTATTATCGCGGCGATCTGTTCGACGCCGAGCAGACGGCCGCCAAAGTCTCGCGCCTGACCTACGGCAATCTCGATGCGCATGCGGCGGAAAGCTTCTTCCGTCTCGATCATGAGACGGGCCTCTTCCTGAAGGGCTATCTCGGCGGGGGCTCGATCGTCGGCGGTCATCTGAGCGACGAGGACTTTCCGCCTCACGTGCATGACGAGGGAGAGGCTTCGCCTTATTCCAAGACAGTGGATCCGCAAAGCGGCGGCTCGCTGCAGTATGGGTCGATCGACGCTGGCTTCAACCTTTTGCGAACGTCGCAATTTCGAGTGGGGCCTTTCGTCGGCTATCACTATTTTCGCGAGCGCATGAACAGCTTTGGCTGCGTGCAGGTCGCTTTCGACCCGGAGACTTGCCTCCTCCATCCGACGCCCTCGACGCTCGATGTGCTCGACGAGGACGCCCGCTGGCATTCCTTGCGGCTCGGCCTTTCGGGTCGCGTCGTTGTCATGCCGGGCCTGAATTTCGACGCCGAGGTCGCCTGGGCGCACAATTGGCTCAAAGGCGCGGACTACCACAATTTGCGGCCCGAGATCTGGGGCGCGCGCGACGACGGCGACGGCAATGGCTTCCAGGCCGAAGCCTTGTTGAGCTACGATCTCACGCGCGCGCTGAGCGTCGGCGTCGGCGGGCGTTATTGGTATTTCGACGGCGGCTCGGGTCTGACCCATTGGGAACGAACGCCCAAGGGCGGCGCGCCCGCCCCGCAACGCGCTGTCTCGGAACGCTACGGCATGTTTGTGCAGACGGCCTACAAGCTCGGAGGCGCAGAGGCTGCGGCCGCTCCCTTCGGCGGCTTCTCCGCTCCTCGAACCGCCGCCGAAGATTGGGCCGGCTTCTATCTCGGGCCGAACGTCGGTTACGGCACGGGCGCCAGCACGGCCTATTTCGCGCCGATCACGCCGGGCGCGTTCGACCTCGCGGCCGCGGGAAATGCGCCGGGCTCGCAATCCTTCTCATCTGCGGGCTTCGTCGGGGGCGGTCAGCTGGGTTACAACTATCCGCTAAGCCGGAATGCGCTCCTGGGCGTGGAGACCGACTTCGATTACGCCCATATCGGCGGCTCGCAGGGCTATGATTACTTCGGGCATAACGTGAGCTCGATGCAGAGGGCGCAATGGCTGGGGACGACCCGTCTGCGGCTCGGATGGCTGCCCGGCGCCGGCGCGCTGATGCTTTATGCGACGGGCGGCCTCGCCTATGGCGGCGTCACGGCGAGCGCGGGCGTTCAAGACGGCTCGCAGTACATGTATGGACAGATGTCGAGCGCCTCGCTCGGCTGGGCCTTGGGGGGAGGCGCGGAACTTGCGGTCGCCCCGAACGTGACCCTGAGGGTGGAATATCTCCATGTCGATCTCGGAAAGCGCGCTTTCGTCATGCGAGATTACGGCGCGTCATCCGCCGAGGAGGCGGAGGACGAAGAGGAGCAGGAGGAGGAGCTGCAGCATGCGACGGCGTTCCACGTTCGGACGCGCGCGCAGAGCAATCTCGTCCGCCTCGGCGTGACTTACCACCTCGATCTCTTCAATCCCGAGACGGCGCCTGTCCTAGCCTCCTATTGA
- a CDS encoding OmpP1/FadL family transporter → MRLPLARASLAYIALASLLPASQSYAAEGIELIGYGARQKALAGGDIADSRDAMSMSINPAGIAGLDNQFQAGGTLLLPDRGYEATGPLVIVAPGYVKSGEPVFPVPNGGLIRRIDDESAWGVVVFGNGGINTSYSFNNYKPAIRAPNVTLPPGLGGFTLTGPLIVPSFGGPFGDGPAGIDLRQVFVSLDYARSFGPVKIGVAPTIATQILNIQGLQTFYPYSWDPYHLSNNGYDWSFGGGLRVGLEYSILPNLRIALAGATPMWMTSFSKYAGALADHGNLDVPASVNAGLAFDPMPDLTLMAGWRHIFYHEVHSLGASSFPIFYGQLGSFGGPGLGWRDTDMASIGLEWRALKPLTLRLGYAYATPMIGGQDVTLNVLAPAISRNHISGGFKYEIDKNQSIDFATVYAFKSTVSGPENQFYSSFAYTLPALLGGGSIPVTVPPALNPYTKVTAWLSGLELSLSWTYKFDTAAAPPIAAKF, encoded by the coding sequence ATGAGACTCCCTTTGGCGCGCGCATCTCTTGCCTATATTGCCCTGGCCTCTCTTCTGCCTGCCTCTCAAAGCTACGCCGCCGAAGGCATCGAGCTCATCGGCTATGGCGCGCGCCAAAAGGCGCTCGCCGGCGGGGACATCGCCGATTCGCGCGATGCGATGTCCATGTCGATCAATCCGGCGGGCATCGCAGGCCTCGACAACCAGTTCCAAGCCGGCGGAACTTTACTCCTGCCGGATCGCGGCTACGAGGCGACGGGCCCGCTCGTCATCGTCGCTCCCGGCTATGTGAAAAGCGGCGAGCCGGTCTTTCCCGTGCCCAACGGCGGCCTCATCCGCCGCATTGATGACGAATCGGCCTGGGGCGTGGTTGTCTTCGGCAACGGCGGCATCAACACGTCTTACAGCTTCAACAACTACAAGCCGGCCATTCGCGCGCCGAATGTGACGCTTCCGCCGGGACTGGGCGGATTCACCCTGACCGGCCCGCTTATCGTCCCATCTTTCGGCGGACCCTTTGGCGACGGCCCCGCGGGCATCGACCTTCGCCAGGTCTTTGTGAGCCTCGACTACGCGCGCAGCTTTGGCCCGGTCAAAATCGGCGTCGCGCCGACGATCGCCACGCAGATCCTGAACATCCAGGGTCTGCAGACGTTCTACCCCTATTCCTGGGATCCCTATCACCTCTCCAACAATGGCTATGACTGGTCCTTTGGCGGCGGGCTGCGCGTCGGCCTCGAATACTCGATCCTGCCCAATCTGCGCATCGCCCTCGCCGGCGCGACCCCGATGTGGATGACTTCCTTCAGCAAATACGCCGGCGCGCTCGCCGACCACGGCAATCTAGACGTCCCGGCCAGCGTCAACGCCGGCCTCGCCTTCGACCCCATGCCGGATCTCACGCTCATGGCGGGCTGGAGGCATATTTTCTATCACGAGGTTCACTCGCTCGGCGCCTCGAGCTTCCCGATCTTTTATGGCCAGCTCGGGTCGTTCGGCGGGCCGGGCCTTGGCTGGCGCGACACCGACATGGCGTCGATCGGCCTCGAGTGGCGCGCGCTGAAGCCGCTGACGCTGCGGCTCGGCTACGCCTATGCGACGCCGATGATCGGCGGCCAAGACGTGACGTTGAACGTGCTCGCTCCGGCCATCAGCCGAAACCATATAAGCGGCGGCTTCAAATATGAGATCGACAAGAACCAATCGATCGACTTTGCGACGGTGTACGCCTTCAAGAGCACGGTGAGCGGACCGGAAAACCAGTTCTACTCCTCTTTCGCCTATACGCTGCCCGCGTTGCTTGGCGGGGGCTCGATTCCGGTGACCGTGCCTCCCGCCTTGAACCCCTACACCAAGGTCACCGCCTGGCTCAGCGGCCTCGAGCTCTCCCTGAGCTGGACCTATAAGTTCGACACGGCCGCCGCGCCACCAATCGCTGCGAAATTCTGA
- a CDS encoding lytic murein transglycosylase: MKRPSRLASVLAATLLAGLVLAPAAKAARCGNGAAGFDSWKEAYAQEARAAGHSQQAVDALLDTHYNHPTIGADRGQHSFHLSLDDFLAKRGGPVIASRGRSYKQRLAPLFDNIEARYGVPPGPLLAIWGMETGFGSVHGNQHALSAIATLAYDCRRSEYFTDQLNAFLTLIDRGRVDPGARGSMHGEIGQTQFLPKNILEYGVGGSLEASSAALMSTANFLHAHGWRAGAGYQPGEPNFAAIQAWNAAPVYEKAIALIGNKIDRTE, from the coding sequence ATGAAAAGACCTTCACGCCTTGCTTCCGTCCTCGCCGCGACGCTACTCGCCGGCCTCGTCCTCGCCCCGGCCGCGAAGGCCGCGCGCTGCGGCAATGGCGCCGCCGGATTCGACTCCTGGAAGGAGGCCTATGCGCAGGAGGCGCGCGCCGCCGGCCATAGCCAACAGGCGGTCGACGCCCTGCTGGACACGCACTACAATCACCCGACGATTGGCGCCGACCGCGGCCAGCACAGCTTTCACCTTTCGCTCGACGATTTTCTCGCCAAGCGAGGCGGCCCGGTCATCGCCTCCAGGGGCCGCTCCTACAAGCAACGCCTGGCGCCCCTCTTCGATAATATCGAGGCCCGCTACGGCGTCCCGCCGGGACCGCTTCTCGCGATCTGGGGCATGGAAACGGGTTTCGGCTCGGTGCACGGCAATCAGCACGCCCTCTCCGCCATTGCGACGCTCGCCTATGACTGCCGCCGCAGCGAATATTTCACCGATCAGCTCAACGCCTTCCTGACGCTGATCGACCGCGGCAGGGTCGACCCGGGCGCGCGCGGCTCCATGCACGGCGAGATCGGCCAGACGCAGTTCCTGCCCAAGAATATTCTGGAATATGGCGTCGGCGGCAGTCTGGAGGCCTCGAGCGCCGCGCTGATGTCGACCGCGAATTTCCTCCACGCGCATGGCTGGCGCGCTGGCGCCGGTTATCAGCCGGGCGAGCCCAATTTCGCGGCGATCCAGGCCTGGAACGCGGCGCCCGTCTATGAAAAGGCCATTGCGCTGATCGGCAATAAGATCGACCGTACCGAGTGA
- a CDS encoding class I SAM-dependent methyltransferase, with product MTDSRAAQVASWSKNAENWTAAVRSDAIASRREATNAAILAAALAAPLGKTLDVGCGEGWLCRELRNSTQEIVGVDVSPELISRAREEGGATYDVLSYAELCAEPARAGKDFDTIVCNFSLLDDRLEPICDALAAISTPKARLLIQTLHPLAFAPPYEDGWRIESFESFGGEKWAPMPYFARTLGSWIEAISKRWDLKRLLEPKIPSAPIPASLLLVAERR from the coding sequence ATGACCGATTCGAGAGCGGCGCAGGTCGCGAGCTGGTCCAAAAACGCTGAAAACTGGACTGCGGCCGTGCGGAGCGATGCGATCGCGAGCCGGCGCGAGGCGACCAACGCCGCGATCCTCGCCGCGGCCCTCGCCGCGCCGCTCGGGAAAACGCTCGATGTCGGCTGCGGCGAAGGATGGCTGTGTCGGGAATTACGAAATTCGACTCAGGAGATTGTCGGCGTCGATGTTTCGCCCGAGCTCATCTCGCGCGCCAGGGAAGAAGGCGGCGCGACCTATGATGTTCTGAGCTACGCCGAGCTTTGCGCGGAGCCCGCGCGGGCGGGAAAAGATTTCGATACGATCGTCTGCAATTTCTCGCTGCTCGACGACCGGCTGGAGCCGATTTGCGACGCGCTCGCCGCGATCTCGACTCCTAAAGCCCGTCTGTTGATCCAAACGCTTCATCCGCTCGCATTTGCGCCGCCCTATGAAGACGGATGGCGAATCGAAAGCTTCGAAAGCTTCGGCGGCGAGAAATGGGCGCCGATGCCATATTTCGCGCGAACGCTCGGCTCTTGGATCGAGGCGATATCCAAGAGGTGGGACTTGAAGCGGCTCCTGGAGCCCAAAATTCCGTCGGCGCCGATTCCCGCTTCCCTGCTGCTCGTCGCGGAGCGACGCTGA
- a CDS encoding isochorismatase family protein, with the protein MFEPQAAVLIPIDMQQAFDLPGRPRRWNADLDRNGLALLTAWRAKKLPIIHVINSSANAQSCFHHAHPGHGFRPGFAPQDGEELVDKSVNSAFIGTDLSARLHRLGAGELVLFGMRTDMCVSSTTRSGANLGWRVTVVGDACDCCDLPDVLGDGIVPAEQAHRVHLATLADEFADVVTTSQACARLEGFAPSC; encoded by the coding sequence ATGTTCGAACCACAAGCTGCCGTCCTCATCCCGATCGATATGCAGCAGGCCTTCGATCTTCCGGGTCGACCGCGGCGTTGGAACGCAGATCTCGATCGGAACGGCCTCGCTCTACTGACCGCATGGCGGGCGAAGAAGCTGCCGATTATCCATGTCATCAATTCTTCGGCGAATGCTCAGTCGTGCTTTCACCACGCGCACCCGGGCCACGGATTTCGTCCGGGCTTCGCGCCGCAAGATGGCGAGGAGCTGGTCGACAAGTCAGTCAACAGCGCCTTTATCGGCACAGATCTCTCCGCGCGCCTGCACCGGCTGGGCGCCGGAGAGCTCGTGCTTTTCGGCATGAGGACCGACATGTGCGTCTCGTCGACAACGCGCTCGGGCGCCAATCTCGGATGGCGCGTGACGGTCGTCGGCGATGCTTGTGATTGCTGTGATCTTCCCGATGTCTTGGGAGACGGGATCGTTCCGGCGGAGCAAGCTCATCGCGTGCACCTAGCGACGCTCGCCGATGAATTCGCCGATGTCGTGACGACCTCGCAGGCTTGCGCTCGGCTCGAGGGATTTGCGCCGAGCTGCTGA